In Gopherus flavomarginatus isolate rGopFla2 chromosome 1, rGopFla2.mat.asm, whole genome shotgun sequence, a single genomic region encodes these proteins:
- the LOC127045738 gene encoding uncharacterized protein LOC127045738: MRRGHERDALQCRVKIKELRSAYCKAREGNRRSGAAPTTCRFYKELDAILGCDPTANPRSTMESSEQGEVGDVVEDGDSESTGVEGDTPESQDTCSQELFSSLEEASQSQQLEADVEEEAEDRARGTLTTAAVSPASRRLQNLRRNPRKSKEELIKSVMSHYNRESRKTEEWREKTYEWRSSVHEWRKTVHEWRKSVHEWRQTESRRKELSAKKTTKQMISLLSRQTESFESLVAMQTNMYRDNPQPSQSPLPCSPVFPQNNFLQQPVPYYPQLPPTPIRSPTSPDNYNSYPVHSTPIILQHSNPEVQQIVNIDQNRTY; encoded by the exons atgagaaggggccatgaacgggacgccttgcagtgcagggtaaaaattaaagagctgaggagtgcgtactgcaaagcccgtgagggaaatcgccgctcaggagctgcccccacaacctgccggttttacaaggagctggatgccatacttgggtgtgaccccactgcaaatcctaggagcacgatggagagttcagagcagggagaagtgggggatgttGTAGAGGACGGAGACAGTGAgtctactggcgtggagggagacaccccggagtcccaggacacatgcagccaggagctcttctcaagcctggaggaggctagccagtcgcagcagctggaagctgatgttgaggaggaagctgaggatcgtgctcgtg ggaccttgactactgcagccgtatcaccggcctcacgtaggttgcagaacttgagacggaatcctaggaaatcaaaagaggaattgatcaagtctgtaatgagccactacaacagagaaagtagaaagacagaggaatggagagagaagacctATGAATGGAGAAGCAGTGTACATGAGTGGAGAAAGactgtacatgaatggagaaagagtgtacatgaatggaggcaaacagaaagcaggagaaaggaattgtctgccaaaaaaaccacaaagcagatgataagcctcctgtctcgccaaactgagtctttcgagtctcttgtagccatgcagacaaatatgtaccgtgataacccacagccctcccaaagccctcttccttgttccccagtctttccacaaaacaactttctccagcagccagttccgtattatccccagctgcccccaacacctataagatcacctaccagccctgataactataattcttaccctgttcactccacccccattattctgcagcatagtaatcctgaagtgcagcagatagtgaatattgatcaaaataggacatattaa
- the LOC127045637 gene encoding uncharacterized protein LOC127045637 isoform X1, giving the protein MDPEQLTTLLMNVASTSRLAVELFLQLQNESDSESDSDSEDSDYDIESPHCEDSKLLVAVTDVLSSVDRRVWARETSTQWWDQIVLQSWNDEQWLQNFRMRKATFMALCAELAPTLRCRDTRFRAALPVEKQVAIAIWKLATPDCFRSVANQFGVGKSTVGMVLMHVCRAVNRTLLRRTMTLGNVQDIVDGFAEMGFPNCGGAIDGTHIPILSPPHLASEYVNRKGYFSVVLQALVDHRGRFTDIYSGWPGKVHDARIFWNNALFRRLRAGTFFPDRKITVGDVEMPTAILGDPAYPLMPWLMKPYTGKHDRSKDRFNYRLSRCRMTVECAFGRLKARWRCLYGKLDLVESSITAVISACCTLHNICEGKGERFSEEWTSEVRRLEDEFAQPESRANREAQERASRIRDALREQFDAESQQ; this is encoded by the coding sequence atggatcctgagcagctgacgaccttattgatgaatgttgccagcacatcgcgcttggcagtggagctattccttcagctgcaaaatgagagcgacagtgagagtgacagtgacagtgaggattCAGActatgatattgaatcgcctcactgtgaagacagtaaattgcttgtggcagtaacagacgtgctcagctccgtggaccggcgcgtttgggctcgggaaaccagcactcagtggtgggatcaaatcgtcctgcaatcctggaatgacgagcagtggctgcagaactttcggatgagaaaagccactttcatggcactgtgtgctgagctcgcccctaccctgcggtgcagggacacgagatttagagctgccctgcctgtggagaagcaggtggctattgcaatctggaagctggcaactccagactgcttcagatcggtggcgaaccagtttggagtgggaaagtcgaccgttggaatggtgctgatgcacgTTTGCAGGGCcgttaatcgcaccctgctaagaagaaccatgactcttgggaacgtgcaggacattgtagatggctttgcagaaatggggttccctaactgtggaggggcaatagatgggacgcatattcctattctgtcaccaccccacctggcatcagagtatgttaatcgcaaggggtatttctccgtggttctgcaagcgcttgtggatcaccgtgggcgtttcactgacatttactcaggatggcctggaaaggtgcacgatgcacgcatattttGGAACaatgccctgttcaggaggctgagggccgggacttttttcccagaccgcaagatcacagtaggggacgtcgaaatgcccactgcgatccttggagaccccgcttaccccttaatgccatggctcatgaaaccatatacagggaagcatgacaggagcaaggaccggttcaactacaggctgagccggtgcagaatgactgtggagtgtgcttttggccgtttgaaagctcgctggcgctgtctttatgggaagctagatttggtggaaagcagcatcaccgctgttatatccgcgtgctgcaccctccataatatttgtgaagggaagggtgaaagattcagtgaggaatggacctccgaggttcgacgcctggaggatgagtttgctcagccagagagcagggctaatagggaggcccaggaaagggcttcaaggattagggatgctttaagggagcaatttgatgctgagagccaacagtaa